One part of the Anopheles coustani chromosome 2, idAnoCousDA_361_x.2, whole genome shotgun sequence genome encodes these proteins:
- the LOC131263309 gene encoding UPF0193 protein EVG1 homolog, translating to MSRSLSMDWPSARVAQGGLFHTPKARYTKETQDLIKVLMEEAKLTILQRNKINYHLRNGEPLPVPKEPKFEQEYNNFLPMAIPRKNIKRRSLSTIIESGAFDVEKYVPHKPKEPAEKLKIKLQEQMSGVKVFPDDGRKRKVLRSKSEGCLDFVTPDRASELLEEINERVQWIEEMEALGEGKKHRATIQLQIAEKLNELKRLERNKSQENEI from the exons ATGTCTCGCTCGTTGT CGATGGATTGGCCTAGTGCGCGGGTGGCCCAAGGTGGCCTTTTCCACACACCGAAAGCGCGCTACACAAAGGAAACGCAGGATTTGATTAAAG TTTTGATGGAAGAAGCAAAATTAACGATCCTGCAGCGGAACAAAATCAATTACCATCTCCGAAACGGAGAACCTTTGCCGGTTCCCAAAGAGCCTAAGTTCGAACAGGAGTACAACAACTTCCTTCCCATGGCCATCCCgaggaaaaatattaaaaggcGTTCCCTTTCAACCATCATCGAAAGCGGTGCATTCGATGTGGAGAAATACGTTCCCCACAAGCCGAAGGAACCGGCTGAGAAGCTGAAGATTAAACTCCAGGAACAAATGAGTGGTGTGAAGGTGTTCCCGGACGACGGACGTAAACGAAAGGTGCTGCGCAGCAAGAGTGAAGGATGTTTGGATTTTGTGACACCAGATCGAGCTAGTGAAC TGCTTGAAGAAATTAATGAACGCGTCCAATGGATAGAAGAGATGGAGGCACTTGGCGAGGGGAAAAAGCACCGGGCAACTATTCAGCTACAGATTGCGGAAAAACTCAACGAACTCAAACGCCTAGAACGGAACAAGTCACAGGAAAACGAAATCTAA
- the LOC131263336 gene encoding protein phosphatase methylesterase 1, producing MSNLQRVMMKSRLPPMCPNPRFPKPNDRGFRRQTDYNPLMWDEFFAEKKDVETKQGKFRVYLTSPSEPGAPLLVLLHGGGFSALSWAHFSSEITKLIHCQCLAFDIRGHGDTYTEEEDDLSAERLATDVGDVIQAMYDGSAPPIILMGHSMGGAICVHAANMYVIPSLLGVVVIDVVEGTALEALASMQSFLRSRPTTFKSIQHAIEWCVRSGQVRNVESARVSMPGQIINIETKQLATNELPLKPEPSSEEKVEFKHPNAIAEDAESSCSPATEVPPSDLPSPSNSPSSLNLRKYGWRIDLSKSEKYWEGWFSGLSQKFLDVPVPKLLLLAGIDNLDRALTVGQMQGKFQLQVLARCGHAVHEDRPHEVAEVLATYLIRNKFAQPTGDGLLLKHMPAC from the exons ATGTCCAATCTGCAACGTGTTATGATGAAATCAAGACTGCCACCAATGTGTCCGAACCCGCGGTTCCCGAAGCCTAA TGACCGTGGGTTTCGCCGTCAGACAGATTACAATCCGCTAATGTGGGATGAATTTTTCGCCGAGAAGAAAGATGTCGAAACAAAACAGGGAAAATTCAGAGTTTATCTCACCAGTCCCTCCGAACCCGGTGCACCGCTGCTAGTACTTCTTCATGGCGGAGGGTTTTCTGCTCTGTCCTGGGCCCATTTCAGC AGCGAGATAACTAAGTTGATCCACTGTCAGTGCTTGGCATTTGATATTCGCGGGCATGGTGATACATATACCGAGGAAGAGGACGACCTTTCGGCAGAGCGTCTTGCAAC GGATGTTGGCGATGTAATCCAGGCGATGTACGACGGATCGGCACCCCCAATCATACTGATGGGACACTCGATGGGTGGTGCGATCTGTGTCCATGCGGCAAACATGTATGTCATCCCCTCCCTTCTCGGTGTGGTTGTGATTGACGTCGTCGAGGGAACGGCACTGGAAGCTCTGGCCAGTATGCAAAGTTTCCTACGATCCCGGCCGACCACTTTCAAAAGCATCCAGCATGCCATTGAATGGTGTGTCCGCAGTGGCCAGGTTCGAAATGTAGAATCCGCACGCGTCTCCATGCCAGGACAGATCATAAA catcgaaacgaaacaattgGCTACCAACGAATTACCCTTGAAGCCAGAACCTTCCTCCGAGGAAAAAGTGGAATTCAAACACCCAAACGCGATAGCGGAAGATGCCGAATCAAGCTGTTCGCCCGCGACCGAAGTTCCCCCTAGTGATCTCCCCTCACCATCCAACTCTCCTTCGAGCCTCAATCTACGAAAGTACGGCTGGCGCATCGATCTGTCCAAGTCAGAAAAGTATTGGGAGGGTTGGTTTTCCGGATTGAGTCAGAAGTTCCTTGATGTCCCGGTACCGAAGTTGCTCCTACTGGCGGGTATTGACAATCTCGATCGGGCGCTTACGGTCGGCCAGATGCAGGGTAAGTTTCAGCTACAGGTCCTCGCTCGCTGTGGccacgcggttcacgaggatcggCCCCATGAGGTGGCAGAAGTTTTAGCAACTTACTTGATAAGAAACAAATTCGCGCAACCGACTGGCGATGGGCTTTTACTGAAGCATATGCCTGCGTGTTAG
- the LOC131263516 gene encoding GTP-binding protein 10 homolog produces the protein MVFIQSYLLKSAKPIRSFLRSRFLDTLRLTVKGGHGGNGLPKYGGVGGQGGAVYFVAKEDKSLRDVIYKYPNKRVVAGNGEESSKARILGRRGTDRKVEVPVGIRVIDTEKGTIAELDEEGKSFLAAGGGGGGCSGNSFLGKPGQQSTLTLDLKLIADVGLVGFPNAGKSTLVKAISNASPKIASYPFTTIRPQIATIEYEDYRQITIADLPGLIEGAHANFGMGHKFLKHVERTRLLLIIVDVFGFQLSQKHKKRNCLETVYALNKELELYDKTLLDKPCALIINKMDKEGAIEEICKYEKYFRSLEDGLQMCPQELIPEKLLSIDAVIPISAKSMKEIRKVKDEVRAILDLKAEESLQETDHDKENQLRIQLNESGPKVV, from the exons atggtgtttatacaAAGTTATCTGCTGAAATCGGCAAAG CCAATTAGAAGTTTTCTAAGAAGCCGGTTCCTTGACACACTCCGTTTGACCGTGAAGGGTGGACACGGTGGGAACGggctacccaagtatggcGGTGTTGGTGGCCAGGGTGGAGCGGTCTATTTTGTCGCCAAAGAGGATAAATCACTCCGTGACGTCATTTACAAGTATCCTAACAAGCGTGTGGTTGCCGGAAACGGGGAAGAAAGTTCCAAAGCCAGAATTCTTGGGCGAAGAGGCACCGATAGGAAGGTGGAAGTTCCTGTTGGGATTCGTGTGATAGATACCGAAAAGGGAACGATTGCTGAGCTAGATGAAGAAGGAAAATCATTCTTGGCCgctggtggcggcggtggtggttgttCGGGAAACTCTTTCCTTGGCAAACCTGGTCAGCAAAGTACGCTTACGCTCGATTTGAAACTGATAGCGGACGTCGGGCTTGTTGGCTTTCCCAATGCTGGCAAAAGCACGTTAGTGAAAGCGATTTCAAATGCCTCACCAAAGATTGCTTCTTATCCAT TTACCACAATACGTCCACAAATCGCTACGATAGAGTATGAAGACTATCGACAAATAACGATCGCAGATTTGCCAGGGCTGATCGAGGGAGCGCATGCCAACTTTGGCATGGGTCATAAGTTTTTGAAGCACGTCGAACGCACTAGATTGCTGCTGATCATTGTCGACGTCTTCGGGTTTCAGTTGAGCCAGAAGCACAAGAAACGCAACTGTCTTGAAACCGTCTATGCATTAAACAAGGAGCTAGAGCTGTACGACAAAACGCTGCTGGATAAACCGTGCGCCTTGATTATCAACAAAATGGACAAAGAAGGTGCAATAGAGGAAATTtgtaaatatgaaaaatatttccgcTCGTTAGAAG ACGGACTTCAAATGTGCCCTCAGGAGCTGATACCAGAGAAACTCCTTTCTATTGATGCTGTTATACCAATTTCTGCTAAAAGCATGAAGGAAAttcgaaaagtaaaagatgaaGTACGAGCTATTCTTGATCTGAAGGCAGAGGAAAGCCTTCAAGAAACGGACCACGACAAAGAAAACCAATTGCGAATACAATTAAACGAAAGTGGACCCAAAGTTGTGTAA